The Brassica oleracea var. oleracea cultivar TO1000 chromosome C7, BOL, whole genome shotgun sequence sequence GCCGCGTTTACGACGCGGTCCTCTTCAGCAACGAGATAGACCTCTTGACCGTCCGCTGGAAAGAGCTTTACCCTTACGTTACACAGTTCGTCCTCCTCGAGTCAAACTCCACCTTCACCGGTTTGCCTAAACCGTTTGTCTTCAAAAGCAACAAAGACCAGTTCGCCTTCGTGGAGGAGCGGCTAACGTACGGGAACATCGGAGGACGGTTTAGAAAAGGAGAGAACCCTTTCGTCGAGGAGGCCTTTCAGCGTGTGGCGTTGGATAAGCTTCTTAGAATCGCTGGCATTGAAGAGGATGATCTTCTGATCATGTCGGACGTCGATGAGATTCCCAGCGTTCACACCATCAACCTCTTGAGATGGTGCGACGATATCCCTCCGGTCCTTCACCTCCAGCTTAAGAATTATTTATACTCTTTCGAGTACTACGTCGACAGCAAGAGCTGGAGAGCTTCTGTGCACCGTTACAGTCCGGGGAAGACTCAGTACGCGCATTTTCGACAGAGCGATGTTATGTTCTCTGACTCTGGATGGCACTGCAGCTTCTGTTTCCGCTATATAAATGATTTTGTGTTCAAGATGAAGGCTTACAGTCACTC is a genomic window containing:
- the LOC106301361 gene encoding beta-1,4-mannosyl-glycoprotein 4-beta-N-acetylglucosaminyltransferase, whose translation is MSDGYYNSKKTDDICDDVCGQGSKAAATISRLKCVLRGFDVRTLLCLFILMPFAIFAIYLHGQKLTYFFRPLWESPPKPFHTIPHYHTENATMSSLCSLHGWGVRESPRRVYDAVLFSNEIDLLTVRWKELYPYVTQFVLLESNSTFTGLPKPFVFKSNKDQFAFVEERLTYGNIGGRFRKGENPFVEEAFQRVALDKLLRIAGIEEDDLLIMSDVDEIPSVHTINLLRWCDDIPPVLHLQLKNYLYSFEYYVDSKSWRASVHRYSPGKTQYAHFRQSDVMFSDSGWHCSFCFRYINDFVFKMKAYSHSDRVRFSHYLNPNRIQDVICKGTDLFDMLPEEYTFKEMIGKMGPVPRSYSAVHLPSYLLENAEKYKYLLPGNCVRERQTG